CAACTACGCCCGCCTCGCCGCCCTCGCCACGGACACCGGCCCGCCGCTGTCGCACTACCACCCCGAGCCCGAGTACGTCGAAGTCGCCCGCGCCGCTGCCGTGTTGTGCACGGCGAGCCTGTTCATGGGGTACGGCCCGGTCGCCGTACGCCAGCTCGTCACCCTGCGGCGGCTGCCCCCGGCCCGGCCGGACACGCTGCTGCGGGCCATCGCGGTGGTGCTGAGCGCCATCCCCGAGATGCTGCCGCCCGACTACGACGTACTGCGGGGTCTCTGCGCCAGCGAGCAGCCGCTGCTCGCCGGCGTCGCCGAGTGCGTCGCCACATACGTCTGGGAGGCGGAGCACGACATCGACCGCGCGCTGGCCTCGGCCGGCCGGATCGTCTCCGCACTGGCACCGGTCGACAACCCGTTCCTACAGGTGCTGGGGCACGCCCGGCTGAGCGAGCTGTGCCTGCACATGGAGCAGGGCGAGGCCGCGTACGAGCATCTCAAGGCGGCGCTCGACGCGCTGCCGCGGCTGGGCGACGAGCGCGACTCCATCGGCGTGCGCGGGGGCCTCGCCCTCGCCTGTCTGCAACGCGGCGAGCCCGACGAGGCCGAGTACTGGCTGCGGCAGGCGGAGGAGGTCAACGCCGTGCAGAAGGACGACTACGACAGCGCCGACCTCGGCGCCCGCGCCGAGATCGCGCTCGCCCGCGGACTGACGGAGGTCGGGCTCGGCCTGTGGCGCGGCGCCGTGGAGGGGGTGGCCAAGGCCGGCTCGGCGTACGGTGACGACCCCTTCCTCGACCGGTGGGTGCTGCAACTCCAGTCGACGGCGGTGACGGCGCACGCGCACGCCGGCCGCGTCGAACTGGTCGCGGAGCCGGTCGACCGGCTGCGGCAGTCACTGTGGACCCTGCTCTCCGGTCCGGCCCGCTCGCCCATGGAACTCCCCGTGTTCGGGACGGTGTTGCACGCCCTCGGCATGGCGGGGCTCGCCTCCGGCGACGACACCCCGACCGCCGTACGGATGCTGGCGCTGGCCGAACGGCTGCGGGTACTGCGCGACTACCAGCCGACCATGTCGGCGGACCGGGCCCGGCGGGCGATCGGGGCCGCCGGGAACGCGGCCGGGGCGGCGTACGCCGACGCGGTGTCGGAGTACGCCGCCCTGGGGCGGGACGAGTTGCGGGACGCGGCCCGCGCCGTCACCGCGGTTACTTCGGGTCGCGGTTGAACGCGGCCGTCGACCAGCGGTAGCCGAGCACGGTCAGGCCGACGCACCAGGCGACGGCGATCCACCCGTTGTTGCCGATCTCGGTGCCGAGGAGGAGTCCACGGAGGGTCTCGATGGCCGGGGTGAACGGCTGGTACTCGGCGATCGGCTGGAACCAGCCCGGCATCGTGTCGGCCGGGATGAAGGCGCTGGAGATGAGCGGGAGAAGGATCAGCGGCGTCGCCATGTTGCTGGCCGCCTCGGGGCTCGGGCTGGCCATGCCCATCCCGACCGCGATCCAGGTGAGCGCCAGGGAGAACAGGGTGAGCAGACCGAACGCCGCCAGCCACTCCAGGGCTGTCGCGTCCGTGGACCGGAACCCGATCGCCACGGCGACGGCACCGACCAGGACCAGGCTGGCGAGCACCTGGAGGACGCTGCCCACGACGTGCCCGATGAGCAGTGAGCCACGGTAGATCGCCATCGTGCGGAAGCGGGCGATGAGGCCCTCGGTCATGTCCATGGAGACGGACACCGCGGCGCCGATCACGGTGCTGCCGACCGTCATCATCAGCAGGCCCGGGACGATGTAGGCGATGTAGTCGGAGCGGTCGGCGCCGCTGCCGCCGATGCCCGCGCTCATCACGTCGCCGAAGACGTAGACGAAGAGCAGCAGCAGCATGATCGGTGTGAGCAGCAGGTTCAGCGTCATGGACGGGTAGCGGCGCACGTGCAGCAGGTTGCGGCGCAGCATCGTGGACGAGTCGCGCACGGCGAGGGAGAGGGCGCTCATCGGACAGACTCCTTGGAGTGGGCGGTGCCGGTGGTGGTGCCGGTCGTTGTGCCGGTGCCGGGGCCCGTCAGGGCGAAGAACACGTCGTCGAGGTCGGGGGTGTGCACGGTGAGTTCGTCCGCCTCGACGCCGGCCGAGTCCAGCCAGTCGAGGATGGAGCGCAGTTCGCGCTGGCTGCCGTCGCTGGGGATCTGGAGGGCGAGGGCCTCGTCGTTCCTCGTGACCTCGCGCAGGGCGGCGGCGGCCGACTGGTAGGCGACCGGGTCGGTGAAGCGGAGCCGGACGTGCCCGCCGGGGACGAGCCGCTTGAGCTCCTCGGCGCTTCCCTCGGCCGCGATCCTGCCGTCGTTCAACACGGCGATACGGTCGGCGAGTTCGTCGGCCTCCTCCAGGTACTGGGTGGTGAGGAAGACGCTCACCCCGTCGGCGACGAGCCCGCGGATGATGCCCCACATGTTGTGCCGGCTGCGCGGGTCGAGGCCGGTGGTCGGCTCGTCGAGGAAGATGATCCGCGGGTCGCCGACCAGCGTCATGGCGAGGTCGAGGCGGCGCTTCATACCGCCGGAGTAGGTGGAGGCGGGCTTCTTCGCGGCCTCGGTGAGGTCGAAGCGGTCGAGGAGTTCGGCGGCGGTACGGCGGCCCTCCTGCCGGGACAGGTGGTGCAGGTCGGCCATGAGGAGCATGTTCTCCTCGCCGGTGATCAGGCCGTCGACCGCGGAGAACTGCCCGGTGACGCCGATCGCGGCGCGCACGGCCTGCGGGTCGGTGGCCAGGTCGTGGCCGCCGACGCTCAGGTCGCCGGCGTCGGCGGTGACGAGGGTGGAGAGGATCTTGACGGCGGTGGTCTTGCCGGCGCCGTTCGGGCCGAGCAGGGCGAAGACGGTGCCGGTCGGCACCGCCAGGTCGATGCCGTCGAGGACCGTCTTGTCCCCGTAGGCCTTCCGCAGCCCTTCGGCCGCGATGGCGAGTGAGTGCGATGTCGTCGATGTCATGCCGCAGAGACTGCGGCAGGGCGCATTCAGCGCGGTTTCACGACGGTTTCAGCGCTCTGGAACCGGGCGACGGGCAGGGTTGCGACCGGGCGACGGACAGCGGTGCACCCGAGCGGCAGACAGCGGTGCGACCCGGGCGGCAGACAGCGGTGCGACCCGGTGGCGGACAGCGGTGCACCCGAGCCGCAGACAACGGTGCAACCCGGGCGGCAGACAGCGGTGCACCCGAGCCGCAG
The DNA window shown above is from Streptomyces sp. NBC_01451 and carries:
- a CDS encoding ABC transporter permease, which encodes MSALSLAVRDSSTMLRRNLLHVRRYPSMTLNLLLTPIMLLLLFVYVFGDVMSAGIGGSGADRSDYIAYIVPGLLMMTVGSTVIGAAVSVSMDMTEGLIARFRTMAIYRGSLLIGHVVGSVLQVLASLVLVGAVAVAIGFRSTDATALEWLAAFGLLTLFSLALTWIAVGMGMASPSPEAASNMATPLILLPLISSAFIPADTMPGWFQPIAEYQPFTPAIETLRGLLLGTEIGNNGWIAVAWCVGLTVLGYRWSTAAFNRDPK
- a CDS encoding ATP-binding cassette domain-containing protein; translation: MTSTTSHSLAIAAEGLRKAYGDKTVLDGIDLAVPTGTVFALLGPNGAGKTTAVKILSTLVTADAGDLSVGGHDLATDPQAVRAAIGVTGQFSAVDGLITGEENMLLMADLHHLSRQEGRRTAAELLDRFDLTEAAKKPASTYSGGMKRRLDLAMTLVGDPRIIFLDEPTTGLDPRSRHNMWGIIRGLVADGVSVFLTTQYLEEADELADRIAVLNDGRIAAEGSAEELKRLVPGGHVRLRFTDPVAYQSAAAALREVTRNDEALALQIPSDGSQRELRSILDWLDSAGVEADELTVHTPDLDDVFFALTGPGTGTTTGTTTGTAHSKESVR